Proteins from a genomic interval of Hemiscyllium ocellatum isolate sHemOce1 unplaced genomic scaffold, sHemOce1.pat.X.cur. scaffold_924_pat_ctg1, whole genome shotgun sequence:
- the LOC132814796 gene encoding ferritin heavy chain A-like produces the protein MASQVCQNYHKDCEAAVNKQINLELYSSYVYLSMSSYFDRDDVALRHFAEFFKEQSHEEREHAEKLMEFQNKRGGRVLLQDVKKPEQDEWGNGLEAMQRALQMEKDVNQSLLDLHKLSSDHTDPHLCDFLERHYLDEQVKMIKKLGDHITNLKRLGAPENGLGEYLFDRLTLGESD, from the exons ATGGCCTCCCAAGTGTGTCAGAACTACCACAAGGACTGTGAGGCTGCTGTTAACAAGCAGATCAACCTGGAGCTCTATTCCTCCTATGTTTACCTCTCCATG TCCTCTTACTTTGACCGGGATGATGTTGCCCTGCGTCACTTTGCTGAGTTCTTCAAGGAGCAGTCCCATGAGGAACGGGAACATGCTGAGAAACTGATGGAATTCCAGAATAAACGTGGAGGTAgagtcctcctgcaggatgtcaaG AAGCCAGAGCAGGATGAGTGGGGCAATGGTCTGGAGGCAATGCAGAGAGCTCTGCAGATGGAGAAGGATGTGAACCAGAGTCTGCTGGATCTGCACAAACTCTCCTCTGATCACACGGACCCTCAT ctgtgtgacttcctggagaggcactacttggatgagcaagtgaagatgatcaagaagctgggagatcacatcaccaacctgaagagactgggagcccctgagaatggcctgggagagtacctgtttgacaggctcACCCTGGGGGAGAGTGACTGA